One window from the genome of Haloprofundus halobius encodes:
- a CDS encoding helix-turn-helix domain-containing protein, producing MAVVTEINIAPDSFPLGTLLTANDEFHVQFERLVPAGRQVLPIFWAWGGEFKPFESRVRASRFVDELTVVERVGDRTLYSVVWSADVHGFVDGLVETNAVILGAYGYDDQSWDFRLMFPSHEYLSAFHDFLLGNDIAYTLGRVQTLSDSDLRDQRIDLTPEQREALLLAYRRGYFDSPSRVTLTELADELGITQQALSQRIRRGNEQLLEQLFADQLAA from the coding sequence ATGGCCGTCGTCACCGAGATCAACATCGCACCGGACTCGTTTCCGCTGGGGACGCTGCTCACCGCGAACGACGAGTTCCACGTCCAGTTCGAGCGTCTGGTCCCCGCCGGAAGACAGGTGCTGCCCATCTTCTGGGCGTGGGGCGGCGAGTTCAAACCGTTCGAATCGCGCGTTCGGGCGAGTCGATTCGTCGACGAACTGACCGTCGTCGAGCGCGTCGGCGACAGGACGCTCTACTCGGTCGTCTGGAGCGCAGACGTGCACGGGTTCGTCGACGGTCTCGTCGAGACGAACGCGGTCATCCTCGGCGCGTACGGCTACGACGACCAGAGTTGGGACTTCCGACTGATGTTTCCCTCCCACGAGTACCTCTCGGCGTTCCACGACTTCCTGCTCGGGAACGACATCGCGTACACGCTCGGCCGCGTCCAGACGCTGAGCGACTCCGACCTGCGAGACCAGCGAATCGACCTGACGCCCGAACAGCGCGAAGCGCTACTGTTGGCCTACCGACGCGGGTACTTCGACTCGCCGAGTCGGGTGACGCTGACGGAACTCGCCGACGAACTCGGAATCACCCAGCAGGCGCTCTCTCAGCGGATTCGACGCGGAAACGAGCAACTCCTCGAACAACTGTTCGCGGACCAACTCGCGGCGTGA
- a CDS encoding DUF7344 domain-containing protein: MAGEHSSNPDSLHTVQRRESLPCTVEELFEAFGNPVRRWTLSHLHSTPRKAVSTDELAERCAEAENTADDPERLAFALHHTHLPKLDDVGFLDYDPDAGTVRGPDADVVEASVDELRSCLSEVVEE; encoded by the coding sequence ATGGCCGGAGAACATTCATCTAATCCTGATTCTCTCCATACGGTTCAGCGGCGCGAGTCACTTCCCTGTACCGTCGAGGAACTGTTCGAGGCGTTCGGGAATCCGGTCCGGCGATGGACGCTCTCGCATCTGCACTCGACGCCCCGCAAGGCCGTCTCGACGGACGAACTCGCCGAACGCTGCGCCGAAGCCGAGAACACCGCCGACGACCCCGAGCGACTCGCGTTCGCGCTGCACCACACCCACCTCCCGAAACTCGACGACGTCGGCTTTCTCGACTACGACCCCGACGCCGGTACGGTACGCGGACCCGACGCAGACGTCGTCGAGGCGAGCGTCGACGAGTTGCGTTCCTGTCTCTCCGAAGTCGTCGAGGAGTAG
- a CDS encoding NADPH-dependent FMN reductase, with the protein MTRVLAVSGSRRDGSYTREALKYALNAAAETGVETDFIDLGAVDLPLYHPDRDEQGESADLMRRMREADGVILGSPVYHGSYSSAFRSFHDYCSFDEYEDTVVGLLATAGGGSYGSTLEHMRSTVRGVHGYVLPNQVGIRKAYEKFEDRSEPATNGEPAYELVDEAIEERIEKLGRTVAEHATQVSAGNSPFASD; encoded by the coding sequence ATGACACGCGTCCTCGCAGTCTCCGGGAGTCGTCGCGACGGCAGTTACACCCGCGAAGCGTTGAAGTACGCCCTGAACGCCGCCGCCGAGACCGGCGTCGAGACCGACTTCATCGACCTCGGTGCGGTCGACCTTCCGCTGTACCACCCCGACAGAGACGAACAGGGCGAGTCCGCCGACCTGATGCGGCGGATGCGCGAGGCCGACGGCGTCATCCTCGGGTCGCCCGTCTACCACGGGTCGTACTCCTCGGCGTTCCGCAGTTTTCACGACTACTGCTCCTTCGACGAGTACGAGGACACCGTCGTCGGCCTGCTCGCAACGGCCGGCGGCGGGTCGTACGGGAGTACGCTCGAACACATGCGCAGCACGGTTCGCGGCGTCCACGGCTACGTCCTCCCGAACCAGGTCGGTATCCGCAAAGCCTACGAGAAGTTCGAAGATCGGAGCGAACCGGCGACGAACGGCGAACCGGCGTACGAACTCGTCGACGAAGCCATCGAGGAACGTATCGAGAAACTCGGTCGAACGGTGGCGGAACACGCGACGCAAGTGAGCGCCGGAAACAGCCCGTTCGCGAGCGACTGA
- a CDS encoding helix-turn-helix domain-containing protein, whose protein sequence is MAVIAELSLPSTAFGPGRLLTDELDIRIEFERLVSLGTETPPLFWVRGDGVDEFERRLSRSDVVEHEVLDRFDDSALYAATWRRSSNGVLDGFEETEAVVLQSRWCEEESWRLKLLFPSHEHLSAFHEFCLDTEIRCTLGRIYSLGESAGGNVDSLTAEQRRAILLALREGYFDTPSRTTLSELATQLDISQQALSQRIRRGTKAVFEEMLSASDDP, encoded by the coding sequence ATGGCCGTTATCGCCGAACTTTCACTACCATCTACTGCTTTCGGCCCGGGTCGACTGCTGACCGACGAACTGGACATCCGCATCGAGTTCGAGCGTCTCGTCTCGCTCGGAACTGAGACGCCTCCGCTGTTTTGGGTACGGGGCGACGGCGTCGACGAGTTCGAGCGACGACTCTCCCGGAGCGACGTCGTCGAACACGAGGTCCTCGACCGATTTGACGACTCCGCGCTGTACGCCGCGACGTGGCGGCGCTCCTCGAACGGGGTACTCGACGGGTTCGAAGAAACCGAAGCGGTCGTCCTGCAGTCGCGCTGGTGTGAGGAGGAGTCGTGGCGTCTAAAACTGCTGTTTCCATCGCACGAACATCTCTCCGCGTTTCACGAGTTCTGCCTCGACACCGAGATTCGCTGCACGCTCGGTCGAATCTACTCGCTCGGCGAATCGGCGGGGGGAAACGTCGACTCGCTCACGGCCGAACAGCGCCGGGCGATACTGCTCGCGCTGCGGGAGGGCTACTTCGACACCCCGAGTCGGACGACGCTCTCGGAGTTGGCGACGCAGTTGGATATCTCCCAGCAGGCGCTTTCCCAGCGCATCCGACGCGGGACGAAAGCCGTCTTCGAGGAGATGCTCTCGGCGTCCGACGACCCGTAG
- a CDS encoding GIY-YIG nuclease family protein — translation MHYVYVVECADGSYYTGYTTDVQRRVAEHDAGDGAKYTRGRTPVELVHSESYPSKSAAMRREYEIKQLSRRQKERLVDG, via the coding sequence GTGCACTACGTCTACGTCGTCGAGTGCGCCGACGGCAGCTACTACACCGGCTACACGACCGACGTGCAGCGACGCGTCGCCGAGCACGACGCGGGTGACGGTGCGAAGTACACTCGAGGCCGGACGCCCGTCGAGTTGGTTCACTCCGAGTCGTACCCCTCGAAATCCGCCGCGATGCGCCGCGAGTACGAGATAAAACAGCTCTCGCGGCGGCAGAAGGAACGACTCGTCGACGGCTAG
- a CDS encoding phosphoglucomutase/phosphomannomutase family protein, translating to MDAISFGTDGWRATLDTFTDDRVRIVGQAVADYLRDEGYDDPVAVGYDARESSPGFAESLAEVLADNGFDVLLPERDCPTPTVAWNIVSRGLSGALMVTASHNPPEYNGVKFIPDDGAPALPAVTMAVEERLAEPRDPVDDRGEIRRVDFVAEHAEHARDLVEADLSGTTVVYDAMHGSGRGVTDALLESAGADVVRLRCGDDPTFGGESPEPSEELLTDLVDAVAEHDAALGVANDGDADRLAVVTPGRGFLDENLFFAALYDALLEDESGPAIRTVSTTFLIDRIAEAHGEEVVETAVGFKWVAQAMGEHDALVGGEESGGFSVRGHIREKDGVLVSLLAAAIAAEESFDSRVDRLEAEHGEIHADKVSVDCPDSEKARVLDDLADEIPDEVAGREVSKVVTLDGFKLLLEDGSWLLVRPSGTEPKMRVYAESDSADSVADLLAEGRKLVASLV from the coding sequence ATGGACGCGATCTCTTTCGGAACCGACGGGTGGCGAGCGACGCTCGACACGTTCACCGACGACCGAGTCCGCATCGTCGGACAGGCCGTCGCCGACTACCTCCGCGACGAGGGGTACGACGACCCCGTCGCCGTCGGCTACGACGCCCGCGAGTCCTCGCCCGGCTTCGCCGAGAGCCTCGCCGAGGTGCTCGCCGACAACGGCTTCGACGTACTCCTTCCGGAGCGCGACTGTCCGACGCCCACCGTCGCGTGGAACATCGTCTCGCGCGGCCTCTCGGGCGCGCTGATGGTGACGGCGTCGCACAACCCGCCGGAGTACAACGGCGTGAAGTTCATCCCCGACGACGGCGCGCCTGCGCTCCCGGCGGTGACGATGGCCGTCGAGGAGCGTCTCGCGGAACCGCGCGACCCAGTTGACGACCGCGGCGAGATACGGCGCGTCGACTTCGTCGCCGAGCACGCCGAGCACGCCCGCGACCTCGTCGAGGCGGACCTCTCGGGAACGACCGTCGTCTACGACGCGATGCACGGCAGCGGCCGCGGCGTCACCGACGCGCTGCTCGAATCCGCCGGGGCCGACGTCGTCCGCCTCCGCTGCGGCGACGACCCGACGTTCGGCGGCGAGTCGCCCGAACCGAGCGAGGAACTCCTCACGGATCTCGTCGATGCCGTCGCCGAACACGACGCGGCCCTCGGCGTCGCCAACGACGGCGACGCGGACCGTCTCGCGGTCGTCACGCCCGGCCGCGGCTTCCTCGACGAGAACCTCTTCTTCGCCGCGCTGTACGACGCGCTGTTGGAGGACGAGTCCGGCCCCGCGATTCGGACGGTGTCGACGACGTTCCTCATCGACCGCATCGCCGAGGCCCACGGCGAGGAGGTCGTCGAGACGGCGGTCGGCTTCAAGTGGGTGGCGCAGGCGATGGGCGAACACGACGCGCTCGTCGGCGGCGAGGAGTCGGGCGGCTTCAGCGTCCGCGGCCACATCCGAGAGAAAGACGGCGTCCTCGTCTCGCTTCTGGCGGCCGCAATCGCCGCCGAGGAGTCGTTCGACTCGCGGGTCGACCGTCTCGAAGCCGAACACGGCGAGATTCACGCCGACAAGGTGAGCGTCGACTGCCCCGACTCGGAGAAAGCCCGCGTGCTCGACGACCTCGCAGACGAGATTCCCGACGAGGTCGCGGGGCGCGAGGTGTCGAAGGTCGTCACGCTCGACGGGTTCAAACTGCTGCTCGAAGACGGGTCGTGGCTGCTCGTCCGCCCGAGCGGGACGGAACCGAAGATGCGTGTCTACGCCGAGTCCGACAGCGCCGACAGCGTCGCCGACCTGCTCGCTGAGGGGCGAAAACTCGTCGCCTCGCTCGTCTGA